The nucleotide sequence TGCAAAAGAAGAAAAGAACCTCCATCCCATTTCGCCGATTCAATATCTTTAAATGTAACCTCTTCACTTAAAATATTTACTCCAACTTCGTATAAATTTTTTCTAATAGCAGTATTCGCCATATCTATAATAATATCGCCGAACAATAAAGGGATTTGACCTTCTCGGAATTTATGGACCGAAGATTTAATAAGAGAACAATCCGTACACACTTCGAATATTCCTTTGGCAAAATCTTCCTGAGAAATTAAAGAATTGGAATTTGGGATTTTTAGATAAAATTCCTTTTCCAAAGCATCTTCATTTTTTCCCAAAAACTTCACATAAAGCTCGGATTCTTTATCTTTATATAACCCTAATATGTTCTTGAATTGAATAGGATCATAATCGACTCTTTCTATCCTTCGATTTAAGGACACGGTTAAACAATCGATTTGAAATAAAAAAAGCAATAAGACGATCCGGGACAGTTTAAACATAATTTATTTCTTTTTAAATATGATCTTAGGCGAAAACAAGATCGGTTCAATCCATTATTTGGATGTTCTGGCAATAAAAAACCGCAAAAACGACAGCACGATAAACAGCTGATCACTTTTTGTAATGTGGACAATTTCTTAGGACAAGGCATCACCGTGGACCTTCCAATACAATCTTCCGATATTCTACAACACTTTCGACTAACTGCACTGCGAAGGGCCACACTCTTAGTCGTTTGGGGATACACTGCAAACCGAAGTAAAAGTATACACAAAAGAGGCGCCTGCTCGAGCCCTTAAGTAGCAGATCCATGGAACGAACAGTGTTTACGATCATATAGCCTGCCATCGAATCACTTATACGAGGGATACAAGAATATATTATAAAAATTTAATTATATATCAAACATTAACTACTAACACCGTTCGCTCAAAGCTGTCACTTTGTAATATTACGAATGTTCAATATAGAAAAAAATATTTTCCATTTGGAAATTGACTTCATAACTCCACCTTATATGCTTTGGCTCGAAGAGAATATAGAAATCTCCTTCAATAGAGAGTGGAGTTAATTTAAAAATGAACATTCGAAACTTTCGGAAAATCCTAAGCGGGATTTTCCTAATCGTGGGGGCTTCTACGCTTTCGGCACAAAGCCAAGTGCAGATGTTTTCCAGACCCGGAGTAATCGGCGACTCCTTAAGCCAGGGTTTTTATGGCGCAACCGTAGAAGAAAAAACTCAAAACTGGGCTTATCCGGTTTTAGTTTCCAAACAAGCCGGCTCGAACGTTTCGTATAACGTGTTAAATGGGCCCTATTTGAATTTCGAAGACGTGCTCAAAGGTGATTGTGGGGTATTCTGCATCGCTGCTTCCATTATCGGAGGGAACGGATCAACTGTTGGACTTCCGACACATGCAGGGATCACCGGTGCGGATTACACTACGGTTCTGCAAACTTCCGGTAAGTGTGAGAACATTAACGCAACGACATGGGCCAAGGAATGGTACTGGGCTACTTGGTATTGGTATACCTATCGTTGGGTCCAAGTTCCGGATTGTCAATCTCCGGATAAATTCCATCAATTCGGTTTAAGAAGTTCCGGGACTCAGATGCAAGTTATGCAGGCCGTAAAACCTAGCTTCTTATTCGGGACGGCGGCTGCAAATCATGTACTTTGTACTGCGTTGAGCACTTCTACGGACTGCTTGGACCAAGCAAGATTTCTCCGAGATATCCGTTCCACTATGTCCAAAATGGCTGCGATCGGATCCATTAAAGGTGGAGTACTGTTCACCGTACCGAATGTGACCTCTATCGCATTTTTGGAAAACTATAACGATCCTCAAGGTAGAACGAACTACTCCGGTCTTAAGGCCTTCTTCCGTTCTTCAGTTTCCGATCCTTCTCAAGTTTTAGATAAGAATGAAGTGAATACTATTACGAATTTCTTAACTTCCATAAACAACGAGGTGAAGGCTCAGGCTGTCGCTATGGGATTTGCATTAGCGGATCTTAAAGTCCTTTTCGATGATCTGAAAGAGAACGGTCGTTTGATCAAAAGTCCTTCCGGTTATAGTCCGGGCTATGCAAAGGCAAACTGGCCTCTCCCCGGCCAGCCGGGAATTTTCGGTTTGGACGGTGTCCATCCGAATATGTACGGTCATGCAGTCTTTGCGAACGAATTGATCAAAGCGATCAATTCCAGATACGGTTATTCCATCCCGCAAGTGAGCGAATACACCGCTTGGTATTACGATTCCTTAAATCGTAATCCGATTGACTTGAAAAAATTCCTGACGGACACTCTGTTCGGCCAGTTTATTTCCTGGGTCATCGGGATATTCGTTTAAGAGTTCGAAGTGTTTCCCGCTCGGTTTCGGGCGGGAAACGGTCTATAAATCAATTTTCCTAATTTCAGTTTCCTTTTTATTAAAATGCAATTCTTTCGTTCTTACTGGCCCTGGATCTCAGGAGCGTTTATTCTTATTCTTTGTTTTTTATTTATTATTTGGCCGGAAAAAAAAGCACCGTCTCCCAGTCTAGGAGAAGAAGCTTCCGAAGCAGTGGATCGAAAATACGGCAGTGATACCTTGGAATTCCCGGACGCTCCTCACCCTTTCGAGGAAGATCCAGACTTGGAAGGTTCCGCTAAAAGACTTTGGCCTGCGGCATTTAGAGAAAAAAAATCGGAAGAAGAAAGAGAAAAGATAAGAGAGGAATGGATCGACTTTGCGGCAAGATTCCCGCGTAATATATATATTCCGAAAGAATTTCGCCCTCCGCTTACTTCGGAAGACGAAAAAAAAGCAAGAGAACTATTGGATAAGATCACTTCTGCCGAATCCAAGTTTGCATTATCGAGAAATGCAAGCAAATATGACCACCCCGGTTCCGTCCCCACTAGGCCGACAGATCCGAACGTAACTCCGGAAGAACAGAGGGCCTATTTTTCTTATAAAATTTCCGAATTAGAATCCAGGATCCAATTGGTCCAATACGCGATCCAACAAGGTAGAATGGATACTTCCCAGATCCCTCAAGCAAATTCCGATCTTGCAGCTTGGCAGAAGGAATTAACACAACTGATACAAGCTTCCGAATCGGTGCCTAGATGATATTAAAGATGTTCAAATTACATTCTGTTTTTATGATATTTAGATTATCTCTCATATATGCTACGATGGTGTTCGGATCGACTTTTGGATGTTTCGGTCCTCCTCGCCCAGAACTTTTACCCGAAGTCCAAGAAGAAGAAGGACCAAGCCTGGAACAATTGGTATCCGATCTAAAAAGCCAAAATCCGAGGATGAGATCCCAGGCAATTTTGGAATTAGCATCCAGAAACGAAAGGAAGTTCATTCCAATCGCACGAGAATGGATGAGATCCTCGGAAGCGATCACAAGAGGACCTGCAATCCTGGCATTAGGGATCTGGAAAGACAGATCTTCTCTTCCTGAAATTCTAAACTTTCTGGATCCTAAGTCGGGCATTGATCTGGGAACCGTTTTGGAGTCTATTTCACGAATGGAAGATCCTCAAGCGGGAAATCGTGTGGCGAGCCTTTTAAATCATGAAGACGCGAGTATTCGTTTACTGGCTGTAGATACTTTAGTCCGGATCAACGCAAGGCAATCCGGAAACTTCATTTTGACCCGGGCAAAATTGAATAAGGACTCGGACAAGGCCAAAACTTTCGCTATGGCATTAGGAAAATTGAATATTCTCGAAGCAGAAGATTATCTCATCGATCTCGCCTCACATTCCGAGCCCGGCCCCACGTTGGCGGCCTCCTACCTGGCACTGGGAAAGGTTAGAAGCAAAAAATCCATTCCACTTTTAGTAAAAGCTTTACAGGCGGATTTTGATAAGGGAAGGGAGAACTCTTCCATTGCTCTCGTTGAGATCAAGGACCCTAAAATTTTGCCCCTAGTGCTTCCCATTTTAGAAAACCAAGACAAGGAGATCCGATACAGGGCGGCAGATGTTTTGATTGGAGTTCCGGATCCTAGTTTTTCTACCCGTATTTTAGAGGTTTTAGTGAAAGGGAAACCCCTAACAAAAGCTCCCGCATCTCATGTTTTAGGTCGTATCAAATTTTCCAAAGCAAGAGAAGAGATAGAAAAAACGTTATTAGATCCTACTATTCCCGATAGAGAGATCATCGCACAGTCCTTGGGATATTTGGGCGATAAAAAAAGTATCCCGGTTCTAGTTAAGACACTAAAAGAAGATCTAACGGAAGCAAAATACGGAGCCGTTTGGGCATTAGGCGCAATAGGTTCGGAAGAGGCTCTTCCTTATGTGGAGGAGGCAAGCAGATCAAATGACCAAAAACTTGCCAAGATCGCTTCTGAAAGTTTAGGAATGATCGCTTCCCCGAAGTCTTTATCTCTATTAGATAAAAAAACGGAAGATTTTCCGGATCTAGCTCCGATTACATTATCTGCGATCACCTC is from Leptospira sp. WS58.C1 and encodes:
- a CDS encoding HEAT repeat domain-containing protein — encoded protein: MIFRLSLIYATMVFGSTFGCFGPPRPELLPEVQEEEGPSLEQLVSDLKSQNPRMRSQAILELASRNERKFIPIAREWMRSSEAITRGPAILALGIWKDRSSLPEILNFLDPKSGIDLGTVLESISRMEDPQAGNRVASLLNHEDASIRLLAVDTLVRINARQSGNFILTRAKLNKDSDKAKTFAMALGKLNILEAEDYLIDLASHSEPGPTLAASYLALGKVRSKKSIPLLVKALQADFDKGRENSSIALVEIKDPKILPLVLPILENQDKEIRYRAADVLIGVPDPSFSTRILEVLVKGKPLTKAPASHVLGRIKFSKAREEIEKTLLDPTIPDREIIAQSLGYLGDKKSIPVLVKTLKEDLTEAKYGAVWALGAIGSEEALPYVEEASRSNDQKLAKIASESLGMIASPKSLSLLDKKTEDFPDLAPITLSAITSIRGEESRKILEKYAESENINLHQVAVSQLGAKKDPASVPILIRLLQENSPFRNRKLIISALKSITGLKFNSRNEWVNWYILDFSKNHP